DNA from Elaeis guineensis isolate ETL-2024a chromosome 2, EG11, whole genome shotgun sequence:
GAGACAGAAGGATGAGAGGAGAATTAGACAAGAAAGGTaataaaagagaaaaggaaaatgaaaagaaagaaaggaggatacCCACTTAAAATGTATAATCATATTTATGCCAATTACCAGTTTGTTCATAGAGATACATTAAATTAGAAATGTCAATGCTGATCATGTTTGATTAGCATATGAAAGTCTTTAATCCAGACCAAAGTTGTGTCAGTATTGGACCCCATACTAGTACCATTTTATTATTGTATCGGTGTGCTCGGCATGGGGCTGGTTCAGTGTACCGATACTCGATGTGTCCCCTATACCATGTACCAGTTCGTTACCAGTACGAATGAACCAGTACATGGTACGGTCGATACACACCGATATCGACCTGTACGGCAAACTATGATCATGCTACACATAATATCCTGGATTGCAATTCACAATTGAAGAACCTTCAAAGCAAAGATAACAACATATGCAAAGTAAAATGGTTTATTGAGACAGAGTTGTATGACATGCAAGGATATCAGCAGCATTGCTGTTgctgttgttgttgttattattatttacaGGGAAGGTGTACCAAGCAAAACCTTTGGTTGCTTTGTTCTATTGTGAACTTGGAAATGAGTAACAAATAGGGATAACACACTATTATTTATTGCTGATGTGAAACAGTAGCACAAGATTTTTACAGTATCTCTTCATTTATGGTTGCATTTTTCATGAAGATGATCCATAATCGATACTATCACATAACAATTACATATGAcaagcttatccatcttccaACTGTATCAGGATATGAGTTATGATTAGAAACTGATAGGATTTTCTTGCCTATAAATACTGACTTACATCCTACAGGTTGCAAATCTAAATCTTATATTAAGCATTACCCTATCTGGTATAACAATTTATAGATACATCCAAGGGAAAAAGTGAAGTTTATTGTTTGTGTATTAAAACTTCTGGAAGCCTATGCAGTAAATCAGTCTGTACTTGCATGTCTAGTAGCTCAATTAGTTCCTAAGCAAAATAAGTCATAATCAATAACAATGTGTTGAAGAAAACAACCTCCTTATGTTGAACTAAGAGTGCTGTTAGTAGTAGTGCATAAAAATCTAGTTAACTGCACGAAGTTTACAAAGTGGTTTAGTGGATTTGTTTTGCAGAATTTTGAACAGAGATGTTAGTCATTTTTTGACTCTCATGGATGGAGCATCTTATGTGTTATTAACGTTCAAATCATGGCATCTGCAATATTCTCGCACCTGCAGAACCTGTGGCCATTCTCCATATTTAAGACTGATGATCTGAAAGTTTCAGCACGATTGGTTCGTAAGCTTTCAATCCCAGAGAAGACAAAACAATTTGTTTTTGCTATTAGAGAACCTGAATCTGATGCTGTGGTGTATATTTTGGCTGCTAATAACTTGTCTGAACAATCTGCACTTGACGCAGAGTATCTAATTAAAGAAGTACAGCCTAGAGTTGTTGTAGCTCAGGTTGATCCATCAGCATTGGATGATATTCAGGCTGAGGAGAAGTGTTTAAAAAGTGATCAATTAAACAATGTGCCGACTTCATCTTTTGGAGTGCTTAAAAGATGTTTGACAGAAAAGATTAACAGAAAGCAGTATGAAAATTTTGCCGGCTTCCAGATCTTACAAGAGATTTTTGGTGTTGGATTATACGGTCATTTCTTGGCTGCTAAGAGAGCTGCAGAAGATATTGATTCACATTTTCTGTTACTTGAGtccccatatgaaaataaatgtATTGCAACTCCCCCAGGCAATGTGGAAAGTAGAAAACAAAGCTCAGGGTTACACTTACAGATGAGTAGCTTGATTCCTGGAAAAGTTACTCCAGCTGTCTGCTCAAATTCTAGAAAATTTAGCCTCACGGGCGCTCTTCAGTCAGAGGTGGTTCGGTCATTAGCATCCTCTCTTGATTTATTAATTCCAGAAGCAACTTTGTCCACCTCAGTTTCAGATGTGGGAACAGGAGAATGCAAGCCATCAAGTAGCTACCAAGCTCCACCATTTGCGCAATCTGTCTACCCCTTGCTAGCAGATCTACATGACATATTCATTGACCTTCCATCTATTGGAAAAGCTCTATTTTCTGCACAGAAAATGCTTACTAATGTAAATGAAGGAGAGCCAGTTGATACTGAAATCGTATCCAATATATATGCCTTCAGAATTGCAGTTGAGGGTCTCAGAATAGCTTTAAACAGTGCTGCACGGTTTCCCATTGAGAGAACAGAGAATGGCAACTCAGCAAAGTTGGAGTTCTCTGAGCTCCCATCTGAGGAGAAATGCCATGTACTTTTTGCACAAGCTCTTAGGATCCAAGCCAGAAAGTTTGGGTCGGCTGTGGCTATAGTTAATGCGGGTTGCTTGGCTGGTCTCAGGAGGCATTGGAACACATCCTTGCCTCAAGAGGTTGCAGATTTAGCTGATGAGCTTTTAGCATTTCAGTATGAAGATAAACGTAATACTGATGGGGAAATGGTGATGGAAAACATGGAAAGGAAGCGGCTATTAGCAGATAAGCCTGTGATTGCTGTTGGTGCAGGAGCAACCGCAATTCTGGGTGCATCTTCCCTATCAAAAGCCATTCCTGCATCCACATTTATTAAGCTTGCTGCGTACAAGATCCCCACATCCCTTAAATTTGGCTTAGTCCAACTGCAACGAAAAGCTTTTATTGGAGTCAGCAAATTTCTTGGCCCATCAAAACTTTCTGGTGTTGCAAGTGCTGGAGCCAAGACGTCAACCATGAAGTTTACAGCATCAGCTGAGAAGATCCGTGCAGTGACACACAGTATGCTTGCCTCGGCTGAAAGGACTACCTTATTGGCAATGCGGACATCATTCTATGAGATAATGAGGATGAGACATACTCAACCATTTAGGATTGGACCATGGGCCACCTTTGGTTGTAGCATGGCGGTGTGCACTGGGCTTCTCACCTATGGAGATGGGATTGAGTGTGCAGCTGAGTCAGTGCCATCAGTTCCCATGATTGCCTCTTTGGGTCGTGGTCTCCAGAGCCTGCACCAGACATCTCAGGAAGTGAGACAGACAAATGGCCCAAAGATACAGGAAGCTTTACAGTCTTTGATGTACAGTttgaagaaaataaaagtttcagtAAACAAGGTTTGAGATCTTTCCTATGCAAACCAGTATTTATAGAGGAAAccatgcttcaaaaaaaaaaaaaacccgctAAGCGCTATCTGTCCATCTCCAAGTGGTAGGAAATAGGGAAATACATCTGTGCTCCTCTGGCTACGATCTGCTTTCTGTAGTAGAAGAGCTTAATATTTGCTATTATAACTAGCAGGTGATGAAACGATTAGGGTTTTTGGGGTGCATTTCTGTATAAAGAGCAGTAATGTTTTTATCAAATTCCATCAACCGCTAGTGAATATATGTGCTGAGTCTTCATGTAGATATTAGCGCATTTGATTTGCTATTCTCTTGAATCGAAAAACAAATAGTGCATCTTGCACATGCCAATTGAGAGACAGGGCTCTGAGATTTCATTGACTCTGGTTAACAGTTTGTGTTGCCAAGGTTTTTCTGTCCCTTTAGCTGGTAAGCACCGGGCATGACGATAACTCGTGAAGATCATATGCAATTTTTTCAGTCTACATGGAGCATGTTTCTGCATCGGCTTTTTAGCTGCTCTTGCTTTTGGCTATTGCATGATCTACTCTTCCTCGAGGATTCGATGATGATCCACTCGGCTTGTTTGCGCACACAAATTTCAACTGCAACCCAGATTAGTTTTGGCCAAAGGCATGTGGTGGTGTGGTTTTGAATGTTCTCTGTTCATCTGTCAGATTACAGCACAGCGCTCAAGCGTCCGACCAACAGTATTGTACAAGCTACTGAGGTGCCAAGATCCGAGTGCTGGGAAGACTGCATGCTGGGCCCAAAAATAGCTGGATAGCTTCAAACAGTCATGGGCGAGTTATTGATTGAATTCATATGGTTTCGACCGTGAACCTCATACCTCTGAAATAacaaagattaaaaatttattgcaaCTTACTCGATTATTGATCCTGTCTTTTCTTAATCGAAGGCCctggaaaacaaaaaaaaaaaaaaaggtgcccaTTTTTCTTCATATTCCAACCACTTCCAGGACTACTAACAAAAGACTCTCTCCGCTCTGAGGCTATGACGGGTCCAGTTTGCAAATTCCCATAGAAATAGAGCTCCGACTATTTCGGACCCAAGTAAACAAACTGTTGGCATATCATGATTTGGCCCCAATGTCAAGCCACATATCAAAGATCCATAAGTTGAgaaatttggttttgatttgccAACACAAACAAAGGGAAATCTCTATCTTCTGTCTTGTATCATTTGTGATTCCTAACACATCACATCAAGATAAAAGCTCCAACAAACAGAGACGACTCCAATGATAGAGACTATGGACGGCAATGGTGGATGAACAAACAATCGCAACCCCGGTGGAAATTGGTCTCCCGCACGTGGTCGTTTTCTTCTACGATCACAGGCGATGTCGGCATCCATCATGCCTCGTCTTGGTTTTGCCATGGCAATAATGAAAGATAGAGAGCTTGACCCGCACGTTTCTTCTGCACCCATGTTCGATTCACACGTCGTCCTTTTTTTATCTTTCCACGAAGACTCGGTTGCCGCAGTTGGAACTGAGAGAAACGGTGATCCAGGTCTTCTGGAGGGCCTTCACCACTTCCTACCGTTGAAGAGATTGCAAGTGGGAGATATTCTACGCCTGACGTACTGGATGGAGGAAATTACCCGGCATGGCGATAGCCAAGTTGCAGGTGCTGCCAAGCTAGCAATCCAGCCTACGTGGTCCTCACCATTATATTTAACCAGATGAAAAGAAGGTGGCAACTGGGATTCTCTTATCCAATTCCATGTGCAATGGCAAATCCAGGCTTTTTGAAAAAGGATTACAACGTAATATATTGCGATCGCCAGATTTAGTGGAAGGAAGATGACGAAGTGATGGGCATAATCCCCATCAACCGTTCATTTTCCAAACCAATATGACTTGATTTGCTACACGTGTCCTCCAACATCTTTGCTCATGGTGTTGTCTGCACCATCTCAAACTATTTGGTTCGACAGTGTTGGTGCTCGCAGCAAGAGCCAGTGGGACCATTTTTAACTGAGTGCAGAAATAAAAGTCAAGCATAAAATGAGAATCTTATCATAGGAATCTCTTCAGTTAATCAACTAATCTATTGGAGGTTGATAGGCCAAGGGTGGTGGTATCCAGGTGCATGCCACTAAGCGTCAAAACGCCTGGACGCGAGTTGGTATATATCAACATACAATTGGAAGTTTATTAGTTCATTATTCTGTTTCTACCGTCATTCCCAGGTaaacatataataaaaaatacgaTGCCAGCGTACCTTACAAGTTTCTTATCTAATATTGTGGTGGCcgagtaaaattaaaaatgaatAATAATTGAGGCAACTGTGTGAGGTATAAATTATGGTCATGTGGCACAAGAAAATTGATGAACTCACGAAGATTAATATGATCTATAAAAcataactaaatattgaattctcGGATCAACATGATAGATTCACCAACTCCTTGCTGTCATGTGAGATGCCCAATTAATAACTGAACTAAATACTATTTTTTGTTTTTGGAGAAGTGTGGAGACTAGTGGGAGAACCCAGCTACTCACCAATTTCATTCAGAGTAGAAAGTTAAAGAATTTATATCAAGAGATTATATGGTAGTACGTAGTTCCTAGCTCTTCGGAAGGGTAGAAGCAATTAAATTTTGCAGTAAGAAAGACCCAAATTGAGATGTAGAGGAGACAGAGCAAGAAAACCAAAATAACCAAAGTGATTGAACTAAATGGTGGTTCATGGAAATACATGTATTGTGTTTCGACTTTAGTATATAGACTTTTCCTTAAAAGTGTATACTGTTGGATCGAAACCTACACCATCGACCACAGATGGGACAAAGGCTtctccaaatctctctctctctctctctctctctctctctctctctctatatatatatatatatatatataatgtatttaATATGTATGgctgtatctatgtatgtatcttAAAGAGAAGAAGGAAGTGGGAACCAATTAATTAGGACAGGAAATTACATGTCCTCAATTATACATCTAACCTTTTTTTCTGTTGGAGATTATCCTGATCTTGTGATCGTAACACCATGCATTGTCCTGGGAATGAAAATGAAAGATA
Protein-coding regions in this window:
- the LOC105053428 gene encoding uncharacterized protein, with protein sequence MASAIFSHLQNLWPFSIFKTDDLKVSARLVRKLSIPEKTKQFVFAIREPESDAVVYILAANNLSEQSALDAEYLIKEVQPRVVVAQVDPSALDDIQAEEKCLKSDQLNNVPTSSFGVLKRCLTEKINRKQYENFAGFQILQEIFGVGLYGHFLAAKRAAEDIDSHFLLLESPYENKCIATPPGNVESRKQSSGLHLQMSSLIPGKVTPAVCSNSRKFSLTGALQSEVVRSLASSLDLLIPEATLSTSVSDVGTGECKPSSSYQAPPFAQSVYPLLADLHDIFIDLPSIGKALFSAQKMLTNVNEGEPVDTEIVSNIYAFRIAVEGLRIALNSAARFPIERTENGNSAKLEFSELPSEEKCHVLFAQALRIQARKFGSAVAIVNAGCLAGLRRHWNTSLPQEVADLADELLAFQYEDKRNTDGEMVMENMERKRLLADKPVIAVGAGATAILGASSLSKAIPASTFIKLAAYKIPTSLKFGLVQLQRKAFIGVSKFLGPSKLSGVASAGAKTSTMKFTASAEKIRAVTHSMLASAERTTLLAMRTSFYEIMRMRHTQPFRIGPWATFGCSMAVCTGLLTYGDGIECAAESVPSVPMIASLGRGLQSLHQTSQEVRQTNGPKIQEALQSLMYSLKKIKVSVNKV